The Candidatus Binataceae bacterium genomic sequence TGAAGACCGGCGAAGGCAAGACCCTGGTCGCCACGCTCCCCGCCGTGCTCAACGCGCTGAGCGGCCGCGGCGTGCATATCGTGACGGTCAACGACTACCTGGCGCGGCGCGACGCGGAGTGGATGGGCCGCATTTACGGCTTCCTCGGTCTCAGCGTCGGCGTGGTCGTGCACGGCATCAGCGATCCCGAACGCAAGGCCGCCTACGCCTGCGACATCACCTACGGCCAGAACAACGAGTTCGGTTTCGACTATCTGCGCGACAACATGAAGTTCAACCTGGAGGATTACGTCCAGCGGCCGCATCACTTCGCCATCGTCGACGAGGTCGATTCGATCCTGATCGACGAGGCGCGCACCCCGCTCATCATCTCCGGCGCTTCCGAAGAATCGACCGACACCTATTACGTCGTCGACCGCGTCATTCCGCGCCTCAAGGTCGAGGATCACTACACGATCGACGAGAAACTGCGCACGGCGGCGCTAACCGAGGAAGGCGTGACCCGGGTCGAGTCGCTGCTCGGCATCGATAACCTCTACGACCCGCGCAACATCCTGCTCGTCCATCACGTCAACCAGGCGCTCAAGGCCCATACGCTCTTCAAGCGCGACGTCGATTACGTGGTCAAGGACGGCCAGGTCGTGATCGTCGACGAATTCACCGGGCGGCTGATGCCCGGGCGGCGCTGGAGCGACGGTCTGCACCAGGCGGTCGAGGCCAAGGAAGGGGTCAAGATCGAATCCGAGAACCAGACCCTCGCGACCGTGACCTTCCAGAACTATTTCCGGATGTACGACAAGCTGGCGGGGATGACCGGCACGGCCGACACCGAAGCGGCCGAGTTCAAGGAAATCTATGGCCTCGACGTGGTGGTCGTGCCGACCAACCGGCCGATGATCCGGATCGACAATCACGACGTCATCTACAAGACCGAGGACGAGAAATTCGACGCGGTGATCGAGGAGATTCGGGATTGCCACGAGCGCGGCCAGCCGGTGCTTGTCGGCACCGTGTCGATCGAAAAGTCCGAGCGGGTCGCCAACCAGCTCAAAAAGACCGGGATCAGGCATTCCGTGCTCAACGCCAAGAACCACGAGCGCGAGGCCGAGATCGTGGCCCAGGCCGGCCGTTTCGGCGCGGTTACGATTTCGACCAACATGGCCGGCCGCGGCACCGATATCGTGCTCGGCGGCAATCCGGAGTTCATGGCCGCGGCCGAGGCTGGCACGCGCGATCCGCACGATGAAAACTTCGGCGCCGCGCTCGAGAAGTACCGCGCCCAGTGCCTGGCCGAACGCGAGCAGGTGCTCGAGGCCGGCGGCCTGCACATCCTCGGCACCGAGCGCCACGAATCGCGGCGAATCGACAACCAGTTGCGCGGGCGCTCGGGACGGCAGGGCGACCCCGGAAGCTCGCGCTTTTTCCTCTCGCTCGAGGACGACTTGCTGCGCATTTTCGGCGCCGACAAACTCAAGGGCCTCATGGGCCGGATCGGGATGGAGGACGGCGTCCCGATCGAGCATCGATGGATCAGCAAGGCGATCGAAAACGCCCAGAAGAAAGTCGAGTCCCACAACTTCGACATCCGCAAGCATCTGCTCGAATACGACGACGTGATGAACCGTCAGCGCGAAGTCGTCTATCATCGGCGCAAGCAACTGCTCTCGGGCGCGCCGATCAAGGACGACATCGTCGACATGTGCGACGCGCTGATCGAAGACATCGTCAAGGCCCACGTCGAGACCGAGGCCGCGCCCGAGGAGTGGAACTGGAAGGCGGTCGAGGACGCCTTCTACAAGCAGTTCCACTTCCATTTCAATTTCCGCGAAAGCGCCGAAGGCGGCGAGATCGACCATCCCGACGACCTGATCGAGGCCGCCGGCGAGCGCGTGCGCGCGCTCTACGAGCAGCGGGAGGCCGAATTCACACCGCCCGTGATGCGGCAGATCGAAAAGATCGTGATGCTGCAGACGCTCGACTCGCTCTGGAAGGACCATCTGCTCGCGATGGACCATCTGAAGGAGAGCATCGGGCTTCGCGGTTACGCCCAGCTGAACCCGCTGGTCGAGTACCAGAAGG encodes the following:
- the secA gene encoding preprotein translocase subunit SecA; the protein is MASAFSKVFGSKNDRDLKRMRPTVAAINELEPQIAAESDERLRERIAGWKARISAIDDDEERAGALDDVLPEVFAVVREGARRTLGQRHFDMQLVGGMVLHRGRIAEMKTGEGKTLVATLPAVLNALSGRGVHIVTVNDYLARRDAEWMGRIYGFLGLSVGVVVHGISDPERKAAYACDITYGQNNEFGFDYLRDNMKFNLEDYVQRPHHFAIVDEVDSILIDEARTPLIISGASEESTDTYYVVDRVIPRLKVEDHYTIDEKLRTAALTEEGVTRVESLLGIDNLYDPRNILLVHHVNQALKAHTLFKRDVDYVVKDGQVVIVDEFTGRLMPGRRWSDGLHQAVEAKEGVKIESENQTLATVTFQNYFRMYDKLAGMTGTADTEAAEFKEIYGLDVVVVPTNRPMIRIDNHDVIYKTEDEKFDAVIEEIRDCHERGQPVLVGTVSIEKSERVANQLKKTGIRHSVLNAKNHEREAEIVAQAGRFGAVTISTNMAGRGTDIVLGGNPEFMAAAEAGTRDPHDENFGAALEKYRAQCLAEREQVLEAGGLHILGTERHESRRIDNQLRGRSGRQGDPGSSRFFLSLEDDLLRIFGADKLKGLMGRIGMEDGVPIEHRWISKAIENAQKKVESHNFDIRKHLLEYDDVMNRQREVVYHRRKQLLSGAPIKDDIVDMCDALIEDIVKAHVETEAAPEEWNWKAVEDAFYKQFHFHFNFRESAEGGEIDHPDDLIEAAGERVRALYEQREAEFTPPVMRQIEKIVMLQTLDSLWKDHLLAMDHLKESIGLRGYAQLNPLVEYQKEGFAMFEALMTTMQADVVEKVFSVQTVREQSVQQLEQQQRPQRVIMSHGGQTEQAPAPNAPAAAKRETDKVGRNDPCPCGSGKKYKRCHGK